GCGTTGCCGTCGGGTGCGCCGCCGACGCCGATGCCGGCGATGGACGCGTTGCCCACCTTGACGCTCACACCACCGGCCAGGAACAGGGTGCCGGGCAAGTCGGCGATCGTCGGGCCGTCGCCCTTGACGCGGCCGGCGAGGTCGGACGTGTTCGCGCCGAACGCGGCCGCGGTGTAACCCTTGGCCCGCGAGGCCTCGACGGTGTGCTGGGCCGCGTTGTCGCCGCGGAGCATGGCCTGGACGTTGCCGAACCGGTCCACGACGGACACGGTGACGAAGCCGAGGCCGTCGGCCTGGCACTTGGCGAGCGCGGCCTGCGCGGCGCGGCCGGCGGTCGCCACCGACAGGCGGTTGGCCGTGACGGTGCCCTTCTCGGCGTCGCCGGGCTTCTGCGCGGACACCGCGGCGGGGGCCACCTCGGTGGTGGTCGAGGCGGCCGCGGCGTCCTCGGTGGATCCGCAGGCCGTCGCGACCAGGAGTGCCGCGGCGGGGATGGTGATCGCGAGGGCGCGGGGCAGGCGACGGGAGGTGTTCATCGGGGGGCCTTTCGGGCGAGGGGAATCGAACGATTCGAGCCTCGCTCGGGAGCGGGGTCGACGGCATCGGCCGCGCGGCCACCGCCGGATCATCCGAATGGCCGATACCGAGCGGCGCCGCCGTCCGTAGGATCGGCCCGATGCAGGATGACGAGGGCAATACCGCCTTTCGCGGGCCGCTCGGGCTCGCGATCCACCTCTCGTTCTGCGTGCTGCTCGCGGCGTCGACGGCCCGCTACCTGACCTATCACGGGGTGAGCGGACGCTGGCTGGTGGTCGCGGCCCTGATCGTCGTGCTGGCCGCGCTGTACGCGGTGGTCGTGGTGCAGTCCCGGCGCGGCGCCGCGTGGCAGCCGTGGGTGTGGCCGGTGCTGACGTCGTGGGTGGCGCTGGTGTGGCTGGCGCCGAGCTTCGCGTGGACGGCGTTCCCGATCTTCTTCCTGTGCACGCGTGCCTTCCCGCGTTGGGCGGCGTACCAGATCGTCGCCGCGCTCGCGGTGTTCGCCGGCATCGAGTTCGCCTCGTTCAGCGGCCGCACCGAGTGGGCGGTGCTGCTGGCGCCGCTGTGCACCGGTGCGCTCATCGTGCTCGCGTACGGGCAGGTGGAGCGCGACAGCGCCGAGCGCGAACGCCTGCTCGGCGAGCTGGTCGAGGCCAAGTCGCGGCTCGCCGAGACCGAACGGGAGGCCGGGGTACTGTCCGAGCGCGAGCGTCTCGCGCGGGAGATCCACGACACCGTTACACAGGGCCTCACCAGCGCGCTGCTGCACCTCGAGGCAGCCGACGAGGTGTGGGAGCGGTCCGGGCAGCGGTCCCGCGACGAGGTGCGCACCGCGACGGCGTCGCTGCGCGAGAACCTGGTCGAGACCCGCAACCTGGTCCACTACCTCAGCTCGCCCGACCTCGAGACCCAGTCGCTGGACGCGGCCCTGCTCGCCGCCGTCCGCGGGTACGTGCCGTCGGCGCAGCTGCGGGTGATCGGCGAGCCGGTCGGGCTGCCGTCGGACGTCGAGCACGCGCTGCTGCGGATCGTGCAGAGCGCGGCGTCGAACATCCGCCGGCACGCGCAGGCGCAGACTGTGGGGGTGACCCTGACGTATCTGCCCGACGCCGTCGCCCTGGACGTGTTCGACGACGGTGTCGGCTTCGTCGTCGGCGAGACGGGCGGGTTCGGGCTCCCGGCGATGCGCCAGCGCGTCGAGGCCCTCGGCGGCACGTTCTCGGTGGAGAGCGCGCCCGGTGAGGGCACCGTCGTGGCGGCGCAGATCCCGGCCGGCGGCGCGTCGTGATCTCGGTGCTGCTGGTCGACGACCATCTCGTGGTGCGGGCGGGGTTGCGGGCACTGCTGGATTCGCAGCCTGACATCGAGGTGACCGGCGAGGCCGACACCGGTGAGGACGCCCTCACGATGGCCGCGGAGCGCACCCCGGACGTGGTGATGATGGATCTGGCGCTCGGCGCGGGAATCGATGGCGTGGAGGCGATCCGACGGATTCGTGCGGCACGGTCCGATCAACCGGTGCTGGTGTTCACCACCTACGACACCGACGCCGACGTGGTGCGCGCGCTCGACGCCGGAGCGATCGGCTATCTGCTGAAGGACTCTGCACCGCAGGACATCTTCGGCGCGATCCGCGGGGCGGTGGCGGGCCGCAGCGTGCTGTCGCCGCCGGTGGCGTCACGGGTGCTGGACCGGATGCGGCGCCCCGATCAGGCGCTGACGGCCCGCGAGGCCGAGTTGCTGAGCCTGCTGGCGGAGGGGTTGACGAACAAGGAACTCGGCAAGCGGTTGTTCATCAGCGAGGCGACGGTGAAGACTCACCTGGCGCACATCTACGCTAAGCTCGGCGTCGACTCGCGGGCCGCCGCGGTCTCGATCGCCTTGCGGCGGGAAGGGATTCGATGACCATGGCCGGGTTCTCCACGCTCCGGGTGCTCGGCTCGCCCACCCTCGCGCACGTCGATCTGGACGTGCTGGAGACGTATCGATTCGCCGACGGCGGCGGGTTCCCGGAGTCCTATCGCACCTTCGTGCGGGACTTCGGCTGGGGCCGGCTGTTCGGGCTGTGGCTCGTGTACCCGCCGGTGCTCGCGGGTTACGCGGACGGCTGGCAGGCCAGGAGCAGGATTCTCACCGAGCACCTCCACGAGGCCTACCGCGACGGGCAGGACGAGGAGTACGACTGGATGATCGCGCCGGACGGCGACTGGTCGCTGGTCGATTCGCTCCGAGTCTTCGCTTTCAGCGAGAACGGGGATGTGCTGCTGTGGGACACCGCCGTTCGCGATGAACGCGGCGAATTTCCGGTGTACTGCTCGCAGAAGATGAACTCGCTACGGCTGCTCGGGCCGTCGCTGGATGCGGCGGCGCCGGTGCTGAGGGCCGAGGCGATGTCCGGTGAATCCGACTTCGACTTCGAACCCCTCTCGGCGCAACGTCTATCGTGACCGACCGAACCAGCGCCGCTTCGGCGTGGGGCGGCGCAACTCCGCGGCCACGTCGACGAAGGACCGCACGCTGTCCTCGGGGCCGTTGTCGACCCGCTTGAACGCCTTGCCGATCGGGTCGGCGAACGTTCCGTTCGACAGTGCGACACCGGGCCACCCGCCGAGTTCGGCGGGAGGTTCGACCCATCGCCCGCCGGCGTGGCGGACCAGCAGTTCCCCGAGGTAGGCACCGAACTTGAAGACGAGTTCGGCGAGGTAGTCGCTGCCGCCCTCCTGGTCCCGGATCTCGCCGAGGTAGAGGTCGACCTCTTGCGCGGACGCGACCGCGAACGAGAGTTCGTGACCGGTGTTGGCGCGCACGGAGATCGAGCATGCCTGCGCGAGTGCGGGCATGTTCTCGACGGTCGGCGGAGCGGGAAGGCGCAGCGGCCGACCGGAGTATGCGGTCACGCCTCCGGGTCCGCGGCCTCGGTCTGGTCCCCCTCGTCGCCGGCCAGGATCAGGTACAGCGCGCGTCGGGCGTCGGTGAGCACCTTCTCGGCCGCCGCGAGTTGGGCGGCGTCTCCGGAGGTCTGGACCTGGCGGGCGGCGGCGTGCAGATCGTGCAGGGGGCCGCGCAGATCCGTTCCCGATCCCGCGAATGCGAATGGGTCGCCCCAGGATTCGGCGTTCTGCTCGACGTACTCGCGACCGGAGTCGGTGAGCGTGACGAGCTTGCGGCCACCCTCGGCGGTCGTCCGCACCAGGCCCTCGTCCTCCAACTGCTGGAGGGTGGGGTAGATCGCGCCGGCGCTGGGACGCCAGGCGCCGTTGGTCCGGTCGGTGATGGTCTGCATCAGCTGATAGCCGTACATCGAGTCCTCCTGCAGCAGAAGCAGGACGGCTGCGCGGACGTCGCCGCGACCCGCTCGGCGCGGCCCTCCGCGTCCACGGGGTCCGCCGTGTCCACGACCGCGACCACCTCGCATGCGGGGATCCTCGCCGTCGAACGGGCGGTGGTGGCGGCGCTGCCGGCCCATCTCCTCAGCCCAGGCAGGGTGTCCGTGCATCTGTTCCGGCCCTCGCCGGTGATTCATGTTCCTCATCGGTCTCTCCTTTCGTTCTTAACCGACACACTCACGATATATCGTGATCGTGTCTTCGGAAAGGGTGGTGTGGGTCACCGGTGACCACGACGGGATCTTCGGTGGAACCGCGTGAGCGGTGCGTGCGTCTGATCCAATGGGCGAATCGTCGTGAAACGAGGGGGAAGCGTGAGGTCACTGGGGCGGTGGGGTGTTCCTGCTCTTGCAGCAGTTGGAGCGCTGGTTCTGGTCGGGTGCGGTTCGACGAGCGTCGAGGGGCAAGCGACTACCCCGACGCCGGAGCAAGGTGAGCCCGTCTTCGATCCATGTACCGTCCCCGACGACGTTCTGCGCACGGTCGGGGTCGATCCGGCGTCGTCGAGACGAGACATCGTTGGCGTCAAGCAGCCCGGTTGGAGTCTGTGCGGTTGGAACGACCCGGACGTTTCGTTCTTCGTCACGATCTTCGCCACCGGAATGCCTCTCGACGCGATCCTCGCTAATGAGCGCACGGTCGATCCCGTCCCGGTCGATCTCGCCGGACGCGACGCGTTCACCATCCGCGAGAAGTCCGATACCCGCAACGAGCACTGCGATGTCCTGGTCACCGCAGGCCCGGACACCGTGATGCTCCGAACCAGTTTCGCCAAGGGGCTGCCGCCGTCCGAGAGCCCGTGCCCTCAGGCGATCAAGAACGCACAGCTACTCGAACCGTCCCTGCCCCGCTGAACGCGAAGGACACGATCATGTGGATGAACCCCTCGTGGCCCGAACTCGGCGCGATGGTGGATGCGGGCGAACTCTTCCTCGAACCGGGTATCGCCGAGAAGTGCGCTGCGCGCTGCGTTGAACTACATCGCGAGCTCGTGGTCCTTCAGCAGGAGGCGAAGGGACTGGCCAGCATCGACGGCTTCGGCCACCTCCCCTCCGGCACAGCGCTGGCCCGCAAGTTCGAGCAGAAGGCGTCGGGCGGCGAGTATCCCCTTGATCAGGCGCTCGCCGAGCACATCACCGTCGTCGAGCAGATGCAGTCGGTGTTCGAGAAGATCGCGCAGAACTTCGCTGCCACCGAGGAGTCGAATGCGCAGAGGTTCACCGGGATCGAGCACGGACGTTGATGCACAACCACAGCACACCAATGGAATTCGATGCTCGACACGGAGTTTGGAAAGGATGAAGAACGTGGGACGACACGCCGTTGCGGCCGCCATCGCCGTCATTGCCTTGGCGGGATGCGGATCGACGAGTGTCGAAGGGCAGGCCGAGACGACGAAACCGCAGGCCGGGGAGCCGGCGTTCGATCCGTGCAGCATTCCGGACGAGGCGTTGCGGGCGGCGGGGGTGGATCCTGCGTCTGAATCCCGGGACATTCTGGGCGTGAAGCAGCCAGGCTGGAATCTGTGCGACTGGGGCGGTGACGGTTCAGCGATCACCGTATTCGTCACGGCGCAGGGCCTCGACGATGTCCGCGCAAATGGCCGCTTTACAAACTTCACCCCGGTAGAACTGGACGGCCGCGAAGCCTTCACCTTCCGCGAGGTGACCGACAAGCGCAACGAGTATTGCGATGTCGTCTTCACATCCGGAACCGACACCGTGATGGTCAAGTCGGGCTATTTCACCGGAAGGACGCCACCCGAAGGCCCGTGCCCCCGCGCGGTTAAAAACGCCCAGATCCTCGCTCCATCGATCCCCCACTGACAGGACTATCGATTCGATGAACGGCAATCTGTGGAGCGAACTCGGTGCCCAGATCGACGCGGGTGAGCTCTACCTCGAACCCGACGTTGCCGCGAGGTGCGCGAGACGTTGCGCTGAACTTGTCGCGGAACTCGACCAGATCAAGCGCGGCGCAGCGGGTCTGAGCCGTATCGACGGCTTCGGCAACCTCCCGTCCGGCACGGCCCTGGCTCGTAAGTTCGAGCAGAAGGCGTCGGGCGGCGAGTACCCCCTTGACCAGGCGCTCGCCGAGCACATCACCGTCGTCGAGGAGATGCAGTCCGTGTTCGAGAAGATCGCGCAGAATTTCACCGCCACCGAAGAATCGAACGCGCAGAGGTTCACCGGGATCGAGCACGGCCGCTGAGCCACAACCACAGCGGCCTCGGAACGCTCCCCCGGCCTATCCTTCGATGAGGCGAACGACGAGGGTGAGTCGACCGGCTGGCGTCCACGCGCCGACGGCGACGTTCCCCGAACCCAAATGCGTGAGGCTCTCGATCTCTCCCTCGTCGCCGAAGTCGATCGGCAGCGCGATGCGTTCGGACGATTCGAAGTTCTCGTCGGTGACGATCAACGCGTCCTCGGTCGCGTACACGGCGGCTCGGTCGTCGTTGATCCAACATCCGGCGAGCCCGAAACCGTACGCGGCGTCGACGTCACTCGCGTCGAGCCGTGAGATCTCCTTCAGATCCGGCCACGACAGCATCCGTACGGTCTCCGGATCGCTTGGATACGGGGTGACAAGCAGCCTCGCGCCCGACGGACTGAAGCCCGCGATCACTGGATCTTCTCCTGCGAGGATCTCGGTCAGATGTAGGCGCGATCCCTCGATATCGACGCGGAAGGCGAGAACGCCGTCCTGCCCCATGGCGAGCTCGAGAATCGCCGTGTCTTCGGCCGGATGGGGAAACAGGAAGGCGCGGGCATCGTCGGCGTCGATCGCCTGGTCGTCGAGGATCGCCCCGGTCGCGGAATCGAGCGCGAGCAGCCGGTGCCTCTCGCCGTCCGGCACAGCGACGACAACTAGACCGCCCAGCAGCGCAGCCGCGTCGGCGGGTATTCCGGGCACCGTGACCACTTCCTCTCCGGCGATGACGAGCCCGCCGGCGGCGGCGAGTACGACCAGATCGAGGCTGGACGCCGCAAGGACGCAGACGTCATCCTCCAGAGGGAGCTCTCGCTGCGAGTTCTCGGCGAGTCTGTCGTCGAGAAGACGCACTGCACCGTCTCGCCACAGCGCGAAAGTCAGACGCCCGCCTGCCTCGCCAGCAAAAACGAGACCCGACATCGGGTCCAGGACGTCGATCACGTCAGCGGAAATGAGCATGCGATCACCGTATCGAACACGGGCGGTCATCGACTGGACCAAGGCTTTGCCAGATACGCCCTAGGTCTCTGTGAGCTCCGCGAAGTCCTCCGTGTATCCGAGAAGTAGCACGGACGACCCCCGAAGCACGTCGGCGAGTTCGGTCCAGGCGTCGGCGTCACTGTGCCCGTACAGGTCTCGTAGATCGGCGATCAGAGCGTCGACGTCTCGCTGCTCGGCATCGAGGACGCTGAGGAACCCGAGCATGGACGCGCCGATCCCCACCAGCGCGTACCCGTGCCGCTCGCCCATTCGGCGCGCCACCGCGTGGCATTCGAACGGCGTCCAGTCGCAGGCGAAGTAGCCGTTCGGGAGGTCGGCGAGCAGATCGGTATCGTCCGCGGTCGGCAGGCACTGCACCACGTGCACGTCGTCCACGACCAGACCCGGGTCGCGATTGAGCGCCACCAACGCCTCGATGTCGCTCGGCTCTGTGACGAGCGAGTTGCCCACGTCCTCCCACCGCACAGCCCGGTCCGGATCTCGGAGCGCCGCTCCGGCCGACTCGAATACCGCTGTGTCGTAGGCGGTGAGCGCGTCGTCGGTGTCGTCGTCCGGGTACGCGATGTCCCCGTCCAGATCATGCTTGGCGCGCGCGTGTCCGCTCGTGTAGAGGCACTGGTTCGGATCGTCGAGCGTCAGAAAGCACCGGCCGTCATGGCGATGCGCCGCCTCGACCCGCCAAAACGCCGCGAGCAGCGCATCGAACGACTCCGCGTCGCTGATGAGCGCGACGCTGAGGCGGTTCACACCGCGGTGTCCCTCGTCCGGCAGCGGCTGAAGGACCGCGCCCTCCACTTCGCCGTAGTCCACCGGCTGTCGAGTGCCGGATGCGGAGCGTTCCGCCATCGCTGCTTCCTCCATCAGGGATCGACCTTTCCGCGTGTCGTGTCGATCCATGATCGCCCAGACTCACCGGCCGCGGTTACCCGCCGACGACCTGCTCGGCTGGCGCCCAGCGCGGATCGCGGCCGGCGTATCCGAGCAGCCGGTCGAGGTCCGGTGCGTCCGCCGGGATCGGGATGACGGGTCCGTAGAGACCCTCGCGGCCGGCCTCCACACTCGCGGGATCGGACTCGAAGGGCTGGCCGGTGGCGCGGGCGAGATCCCATGCGTGCACGACGAGTTCGTCGATCGTCATGCGTGCCTCCCTCGGTCGATGTCGTCTCACAGGTATCGACCGGACGGAGAAGCGAAACTCATCGGTTACGTCGTCCGCGGGGCCTTGAGCTGCATCCAGGCGAGGACCGTGAGGATTCTCGAGGCCGGAACCGACTCGTCCAGGCCTGCTTGCGCCCGGAGCGAGACGAGCCGACGGTGCAGTTCGCCGTCGTTCGCGCGCAGGGCCTGCCGAACGGGTTCGAGGTGCGCCTGCTTGGTGCCGAGAACCTCGCCGATGGCACGGTCGTAGATCGGGAACAGCCGCGGACGTTTCCGTGCGATCAGCTTCGACGCGACGGTACGGCCGATGCTCGGGACCGTCCACAGTGCGGCTTCGAGCCGGCATACCGGCGACTCGGGCGTCAGCTCGGACGTTTGGTCGACGAGATCGCGGTCAGGACCGACCTCCACGAGCAACTCGGTGAACTCGTCACGGCGCTCGCGCAGCAGGATCTGCGCGCCGTCGGGAGACACCTCCACCGACAACAGGGTCGCGGCGACGAGGTCGTCTGCCGTGTAGACGTTCGCGTCCCGGCCACGGGTGCCGGTCGAGTCCCACGTGTCCCATCGGGCT
This genomic stretch from Prescottella soli harbors:
- a CDS encoding GlcG/HbpS family heme-binding protein, with the protein product MNTSRRLPRALAITIPAAALLVATACGSTEDAAAASTTTEVAPAAVSAQKPGDAEKGTVTANRLSVATAGRAAQAALAKCQADGLGFVTVSVVDRFGNVQAMLRGDNAAQHTVEASRAKGYTAAAFGANTSDLAGRVKGDGPTIADLPGTLFLAGGVSVKVGNASIAGIGVGGAPDGNADQACAAAGLAEIAGSLQ
- a CDS encoding response regulator transcription factor, with the protein product MISVLLVDDHLVVRAGLRALLDSQPDIEVTGEADTGEDALTMAAERTPDVVMMDLALGAGIDGVEAIRRIRAARSDQPVLVFTTYDTDADVVRALDAGAIGYLLKDSAPQDIFGAIRGAVAGRSVLSPPVASRVLDRMRRPDQALTAREAELLSLLAEGLTNKELGKRLFISEATVKTHLAHIYAKLGVDSRAAAVSIALRREGIR
- a CDS encoding PadR family transcriptional regulator, which gives rise to MRNMNHRRGPEQMHGHPAWAEEMGRQRRHHRPFDGEDPRMRGGRGRGHGGPRGRGGPRRAGRGDVRAAVLLLLQEDSMYGYQLMQTITDRTNGAWRPSAGAIYPTLQQLEDEGLVRTTAEGGRKLVTLTDSGREYVEQNAESWGDPFAFAGSGTDLRGPLHDLHAAARQVQTSGDAAQLAAAEKVLTDARRALYLILAGDEGDQTEAADPEA
- a CDS encoding DUF3558 family protein; translated protein: MKNVGRHAVAAAIAVIALAGCGSTSVEGQAETTKPQAGEPAFDPCSIPDEALRAAGVDPASESRDILGVKQPGWNLCDWGGDGSAITVFVTAQGLDDVRANGRFTNFTPVELDGREAFTFREVTDKRNEYCDVVFTSGTDTVMVKSGYFTGRTPPEGPCPRAVKNAQILAPSIPH
- a CDS encoding DUF3558 domain-containing protein; its protein translation is MRSLGRWGVPALAAVGALVLVGCGSTSVEGQATTPTPEQGEPVFDPCTVPDDVLRTVGVDPASSRRDIVGVKQPGWSLCGWNDPDVSFFVTIFATGMPLDAILANERTVDPVPVDLAGRDAFTIREKSDTRNEHCDVLVTAGPDTVMLRTSFAKGLPPSESPCPQAIKNAQLLEPSLPR
- a CDS encoding DUF6308 family protein, producing the protein MTIRLPKVLAAGDDDAAVEVLRGYFTEPLVKTGFIRSGARWDTWDSTGTRGRDANVYTADDLVAATLLSVEVSPDGAQILLRERRDEFTELLVEVGPDRDLVDQTSELTPESPVCRLEAALWTVPSIGRTVASKLIARKRPRLFPIYDRAIGEVLGTKQAHLEPVRQALRANDGELHRRLVSLRAQAGLDESVPASRILTVLAWMQLKAPRTT
- a CDS encoding sensor histidine kinase; this translates as MQDDEGNTAFRGPLGLAIHLSFCVLLAASTARYLTYHGVSGRWLVVAALIVVLAALYAVVVVQSRRGAAWQPWVWPVLTSWVALVWLAPSFAWTAFPIFFLCTRAFPRWAAYQIVAALAVFAGIEFASFSGRTEWAVLLAPLCTGALIVLAYGQVERDSAERERLLGELVEAKSRLAETEREAGVLSERERLAREIHDTVTQGLTSALLHLEAADEVWERSGQRSRDEVRTATASLRENLVETRNLVHYLSSPDLETQSLDAALLAAVRGYVPSAQLRVIGEPVGLPSDVEHALLRIVQSAASNIRRHAQAQTVGVTLTYLPDAVALDVFDDGVGFVVGETGGFGLPAMRQRVEALGGTFSVESAPGEGTVVAAQIPAGGAS